The Pagrus major chromosome 10, Pma_NU_1.0 genome contains a region encoding:
- the LOC141003406 gene encoding myelin-oligodendrocyte glycoprotein-like yields the protein MDLEELTHGFSLSSVTVVVLLLIFSCTPAEGTFRVIGSPQPIVAALGDDIILPCHVQPQVDVSGLTVEWSNPDLKPDPRDRLRRVEYVHLYRDTREDLDMKIASYVKRTDLFADGLKQGNISLKITNVTFEDEGRYKCFIPKLKSQFKSSILYLSVEPKSVTTETPLQPTSPQTPDPKKDTDVNGDKGLIAGLCVSVSLMILLAVGAAVYWRHKRLKHESTQIKKEPVIGALLEGKVSC from the exons ATGGACCTGGAGGAGCTCACTCAcggtttttctctctcttctgtaaCTGTCGTCGTCCTTCTGCTGATTTTCTCCTGCACACCTGCTGAAG GGACTTTTAGGGTGATCGGGTCACCTCAGCCGATCGTTGCTGCCCtgggtgatgacatcatcctgCCGTGTCACGTGCAGCCTCAGGTTGACGTGTCTGGACTGACGGTGGAGTGGTCCAACCCCGACCTTAAGCCTGACCCCAGGGATCGCCTGCGCCGGGTCGAGTATGTCCATCTGTATCGAGACACCCGAGAGGACCTGGACATGAAGATCGCATCGTACGTCAAGAGGACAGATCTGTTCGCAGACGGCCTGAAACAAGGCAACATATCGCTCAAGATCACCAACGTGACATTTGAAGATGAAGGAAGATATAAATGTTTCATCCCGAAGTTAAAGAGCCAGTTTAAGTCTTCAATCCTTTACCTTTCTGTTG AGCCAAAGTCTGTCACAACAGAGACGCCGCTGCAGCCAACGAGTCCCCAGACTCCTGATCCAAAAAAGGACACAGATGTCAATG GAGATAAAGGATTGATCGCAGGTTTGTGTGTCAGCGTCTCATTAATGATCCTGCTGgctgttggagctgcagtataTTGGAGACACAAGCGTCTAAAACATGAA TCCACCCAGATCAAAAAGGAACCTGTTATAGGTGCCTTGCTCGAAGGGaaagttagctgttag
- the tmem185 gene encoding transmembrane protein 185-like, translating into MNLRGLFQDFNPSKFLIYSCLLLFSVLLSLRLDGVIQWSYWAVFTPIWLWKLLVIIGASVGTGVWAHNPQYRAEGETCVEFKAMLIAVGLHVLLLMFEVLVCDRVARGNYFWLLVFMPLFFVSPVSVAACVWGFRHDRSLELEVLCSVNILQFIFIALRLDRIINWPWLVVCVPLWILMSFLCLVVLYYIIWSVLFLRSIDIIAEQRRTHITMAISWMTIVVPLLTFEILLVHKLDGHNSLSYVCVFVPLWLSLLTLMATTFGQKGGNHWWFGIRKDFCHFLLELLPFLREYGNVSYDLQRSDDPEAAEDLPVPEPPPKIAPMFHKKTGVVITQSPGKYFVPPPKLCIDMPD; encoded by the exons ATGAATCTAAGAGGACTGTTTCAGGATTTCAATCCCAG TAAGTTCCTGATCTActcctgtctgctgctgttctcCGTGCTGCTGTCCTTGAGGCTGGATGGAGTCATCCAGTGGAGCTACTGGGCCGTGTTCACCCCGATATGGCTCTGGAAGCTGTTGGTCATCATCGGGGCCTCTGTGGGCACCGGAGTCTGGGCGCACAACCCCCAGTACAG GGCCGAAGGGGAGACGTGTGTGGAGTTCAAAGCCATGCTGATCGCAGTGGGCCTCCAcgtcctgctgctgatgttcGAGGTGTTGGTGTGCGACCGCGTGGCGAGAGGAAACTACTTCTGGCTGCTCGTCTTCATGCCTCTCTTCTTCGTGTCGCCCGTCTCTGTAGCAGCCTGCGTCTGGGGGTTCAGACACGACCGCTCCCTCGAG cTGGAGGTGCTGTGTTCAGTGAACATTCTTCAGTTCATCTTCATCGCTCTGAGGCTGGACAGGATCATCAACTGGCCCTGGCTG GTGGTGTGTGTCCCTCTGTGGATCCTGATGTCCTTCCTGTGCCTTGTCGTCCTCTACTACATCATCTGGTCCGTCCTCTTCCTCCGCTCCATCGACATCATCGCCGAGCAGCGGCGGACTCACATCACCATGGCGATCAGCTGGATGACCATCGTGGTGCCGCTTCTCACCTTTGAG ATCCTTCTGGTGCACAAGCTGGACGGCCACAACAGTCTGagctacgtgtgtgtgttcgtgcctctctggctctctctgcTCACACTCATGGCGACCACGTTTGGTCAGAAGGGAGGAAACCACT GGTGGTTCGGCATCCGTAAGGACTTCTGCCACTTCCTGTTGGAGCTCCTCCCTTTCCTGCGGGAATACGGTAACGTGTCCTACGACCTCCAGCGCAGCGATGACCCCGAGGCGGCCGAGGATCTGCCCGTCCCCGAGCCGCCACCGAAGATCGCCCCCATGTTCCACAAGAAGACGGGCGTGGTGATCACGCAGAGTCCGGGGAAATACTTCGTCCCGCCTCCTAAACTCTGCATCGACATGCCCGACTAA
- the mus81 gene encoding crossover junction endonuclease MUS81, whose product MPASEPVRLGRKRALPSCPNPLFLKWLTELRDEAKEKGLKIQFTYQKAISSLNKYPLPLQNAKEAKILQNFGDGICKILDEKLQRYLRDNGQDAPIHSLPEGAPPPGRRDNNNLAPSKKKNAAGDHGKDKGGGGGGGGRKKKREYVPQKRSGGYAVLLALYRESQIPGGKGYMFKMELQTEAQPLCDKSFTVPDLGSKYTAWSSVSTLIQKNLLMKTHNPARYSLTEEGSALAERLDSAERGSKDDPKEGRSDEAEEEEEEEGGPGVVDLTASDDEEEEKEEYRIQPAERLTCVAQPRTEADGTGVAGNTKATSRKPSAGSLLPGSYEIILCVDFIETTGGSNHRKQELVKELQRNGVSFDVRKLNVGDFLWVAREKVAPVPGQLRAPAGRELVLDYVIERKRMDDLCGSIIDGRFREQKFRLKRCGLRRPVYLVEECGTAASHLSLPESTLQQAIVNTQVVDGFFVKRVQDVRESAAYLTVMTRYLTKLYQNCTLTCRSRELEGDGGSDEEEEEERGSPSCSLISFAEFNHGAVKNKCQTVKEVFARQLMQISGLSGDKAAAILEHYNTPHSLLTAYKRCVSEAEKEKLLSSIRYGKLKRNLGPALSRTVYQLYCTQGALT is encoded by the exons ATGCCAGCTTCGGAACCGGTCCGGCTGGGTCGGAAACGGGCCCTGCCGTCCTGCCCGAACCCGCTGTTCCTCAAGTGGCTCACCGAGCTCCGGGACGAGGCGAAAGAGAAGGGCCTGAAGATCCAGTTCACCTACCAGAAG GCCATCAGCTCCTTGAATAAGTATCCGCTACCGCTTCAAAACGCCAAAGAGGCAAAGATCCTCCAGAACTTCGGAGACGGCATCTGTAAGATCCTGGATGAGAAACTGCAACGATACCTGAGAGATAACG gtCAAGACGCTCCGATTCACTCTCTCCCTGAAGGAGCGCCCCCTCCTGGCAGACGAGACAACAACAACCTGGCTCCATCCAAGAAG AAGAATGCAGCAGGGGATCATGGGAAagacaaaggaggaggaggaggaggaggagggaggaagaagaagagggagtaCGTTCCCCAGAAGAGGTCTGGAGGTTACGCTGTGCTGCTCGCCCTCTACAGAGAGTCACAG aTCCCAGGTGGAAAAGGTTATATGTTTAAGATGGAGCTGCAAACAGAAGCTCAGCCTCTCTGTGACAAGTCTTTCACTGTC CCAGATCTGGGCAGTAAGTACACCGCCTGGTCTTCAGTGAGCACTCTGATCCAGAAGAACCTGCTGATGAAGACCCACAATCCTGCCAG gTATTCTCTGACAGAAGAAGGTTCGGCTCTGGCGGAGCGACTGGACTCGGCAGAGCGAGGGAGTAAAGACGACCCAAAGGAGGGCAGGAGTGatgaggcggaggaggaggaggaagaggagggcgGTCCTGGGGTTGTGGACCTTACTGCgagtgatgatgaagaagaagagaaagaggaataTAGGATACA GCCTGCAGAGAGGCTGACATGTGTCGCCCAGCCGAGGACTGAGGCTGACGGGACGGGAGTCGCAGGAAACACAAAGGCAACGAGCAGAAAGCCGAGTGCAGGAAGTCTTCTGCCAGGATCATATGAAATTATTCTCTGTGTCGACTTCATCGAAACGACTGG CGGCAGCAACCACCGTAAACAGGAGCTGGtcaaagagctgcagaggaaCGGAGTCAGCTTCGACGTCAGGAAGCTGAACGTCGGAGACTTCCTGTGGGTCGCTCGGGAGAAGGTCGCACCTGTTCCAG GTCAGTTGCGCGCCCCCGCAGGCCGGGAGCTCGTCCTCGATTACGTCAtcgagaggaagaggatggacGACCTGTGCGGCAGCATCATCGACGGACGCTTCAGGGAGCAGAAG TTCCGACTGAAGCGGTGTGGTCTCCGCAGGCCCGTCTACCTGGTGGAGGAGTGCGGGACGGCCGCCTCCCACCTGAGTTTACCTGAAAGTACGCTGCAGCAGGCCATCGTCAACACACAG GTTGTCGACGGCTTCTTTGTGAAGAGAGTCCAGGATGTGAGGGAGTCGGCGGCCTACCTCACCGTCATGACGCGATACCTGACTAAACTCTaccag AACTGCACGCTGACGTGTCGCTCCAGAGAGCTGGAGGGTGACGGAGggagtgatgaggaggaggaggaggagcgaggAAGCCCGTCCTGCTCTCTCATCTCTTTCGCAGAGTTCAACCACGGTGCCGTCAAAAACAAG TGTCAGACGGTCAAAGAAGTGTTTGCCAGACAGTTGATGCAGATCAGCGGTTTGTCTGGAGACAAGGCAGCCGCTATACTGGAGCACTACAACACTCCACACAG TCTTCTGACCGCCTATAAACGATGTGTGAGTgaagcagagaaggagaaactcctctcctccatccgaTACGGGAAGCTCAAAAG AAACCTGGGCCCGGCTCTGAGCAGAACAGTTTATCAGCTCTACTGCACTCAAGGAGCGCTGACGTAG